In Deinococcus aerophilus, one DNA window encodes the following:
- a CDS encoding cation:proton antiporter regulatory subunit, giving the protein MVKLDETPLPGVGVRYDFDGRFGKRVGVITHRDGRRELFVSLREDPDACAQNIVLAEDEAEAVANLLGGSAVTRRMAQSMQDIEGLAMDWLPLADTTPFDGKPLGSTMLRTRTGASIVAIMRGGGAIPAPGPEFILRAGDTVVVVGTADGVVHAARLLNGEPQQKVTGRTS; this is encoded by the coding sequence ATGGTGAAGCTGGATGAAACCCCCTTGCCCGGCGTGGGCGTGCGCTACGACTTTGATGGGCGCTTTGGCAAGCGCGTGGGCGTGATCACGCACCGCGACGGGCGGCGGGAGCTGTTCGTGTCGCTGCGCGAGGACCCCGATGCCTGCGCCCAGAACATCGTGCTCGCCGAGGACGAGGCCGAGGCGGTCGCCAATCTGCTGGGGGGCAGCGCCGTGACCCGCCGTATGGCCCAGAGCATGCAAGACATTGAGGGGCTGGCCATGGACTGGCTGCCACTGGCCGACACCACTCCCTTTGATGGCAAACCGCTGGGAAGCACCATGCTGCGGACCCGCACGGGCGCGAGCATCGTGGCGATCATGCGCGGAGGCGGCGCGATTCCTGCGCCGGGACCGGAATTCATTCTGCGTGCCGGAGACACGGTGGTGGTTGTCGGGACCGCCGACGGTGTGGTCCACGCCGCCCGGCTGCTGAACGGTGAGCCGCAGCAGAAAGTGACGGGCAGGACATCCTAG
- a CDS encoding cation:proton antiporter, producing MPLGQLFLELGGVILLLALVGRAAGRLGITPIPLYLLAGIGLGAVMSLGNAPEEFIHTGAEIGAVLLLFTLGLEYTSDELRQNLQANRTIGIVDLALNFTPGLIAGFLLGFAPMAAVLLGGVTYLTSSGIASKILRDLGRLGNRETPTILAVCVIEDVVMAAYLPVVAALLIGGTLVAVGVNLLVALAAFGLAFFLALRYGHVLSRIMNVPSDEALLLGVLGLVLVVAGAADLLKVSAAIGAFLVGIALSGEVAERARRQMEPLRDLFAAVFFVFFGLQLNLREVPDVLLPAALLTVITGATKFAVGWMGAARAGVQLRGRFRAGTTLIPRGEFSILIAGLGLGLAPSLGPLAAVYVLLTAILGPVLARFDAQVVTLLERGGKAKASAPG from the coding sequence GTGCCGCTAGGGCAGCTTTTTCTGGAACTCGGCGGCGTCATCTTGCTGCTGGCCCTGGTGGGCCGCGCCGCCGGACGGCTGGGCATCACGCCCATTCCGTTGTATCTGCTCGCCGGCATCGGTCTGGGGGCAGTCATGAGCCTGGGCAACGCGCCGGAGGAATTTATCCACACCGGCGCGGAGATCGGCGCGGTGCTGCTGCTGTTCACGCTGGGGCTGGAATACACCAGTGACGAGCTGCGGCAGAACCTGCAGGCCAACCGGACCATCGGTATTGTCGACCTCGCCCTGAACTTCACGCCGGGCCTGATCGCCGGCTTCCTGCTGGGGTTTGCTCCGATGGCCGCCGTGCTGCTGGGCGGCGTGACCTACCTGACCTCCAGCGGCATCGCCAGCAAGATCCTGCGCGACCTGGGGCGGCTGGGCAACCGCGAGACCCCGACCATCCTGGCCGTGTGCGTGATCGAGGACGTGGTGATGGCCGCCTATCTGCCGGTGGTCGCCGCGCTGCTGATCGGGGGAACCCTGGTCGCCGTGGGGGTCAACCTGCTGGTCGCCCTGGCCGCCTTCGGGCTGGCCTTTTTTCTGGCCCTGAGGTACGGGCACGTCCTGAGCCGGATCATGAATGTCCCCAGCGATGAGGCATTGCTGCTGGGCGTGCTGGGGCTGGTGCTGGTGGTGGCGGGGGCCGCCGACCTGCTGAAGGTCAGCGCGGCCATCGGGGCCTTTCTGGTGGGCATCGCCCTGTCGGGCGAGGTCGCCGAGCGCGCGCGGCGTCAGATGGAGCCGCTGCGCGACCTGTTTGCCGCCGTGTTCTTCGTGTTCTTCGGGCTGCAGCTCAACCTCAGGGAAGTGCCGGACGTGCTGCTGCCCGCCGCCCTGCTGACCGTGATCACCGGGGCGACCAAGTTCGCGGTGGGCTGGATGGGCGCGGCGCGTGCAGGCGTGCAGCTGCGCGGACGGTTCCGGGCCGGAACCACGCTGATTCCGCGCGGCGAGTTCAGCATCCTGATTGCCGGGCTGGGGCTGGGACTGGCCCCCAGCCTGGGCCCGCTGGCCGCCGTCTACGTGCTGCTCACCGCCATCCTGGGTCCGGTGCTGGCACGCTTTGACGCCCAGGTCGTGACCCTGCTGGAACGTGGGGGCAAGGCCAAAGCTTCGGCTCCGGGATAG
- a CDS encoding EAL domain-containing protein, with amino-acid sequence MRGTDWTQHLPHAGAGPWTERLTHMENLILSDPDAARQELTTLQAQAREGQDGAAETQAALLLAGCSYYQGDYRHSGELAREALILSRKHQLQGAEARCLNLLGVIQQRLGRFDEALESFVHSMTLAQQAADEIGRCRALANIAVMHTQAGEFQKSVDISVEVLELAQACGHLVYACDTQTNLIECHYRLGEFGEVQRRAAELLPVVVAEGMHRFECTARAFLALALLETGSPEAALAQALAGLDTARRPGDRESLCLLHITLGQVYFALAQLDEARTHLLEGLQLGEAGEQRLMRIEAHSVLSRVLAAQGDYPGALVQARVHHDLERQLYQREVERRVGTLAAQTRMELMRQEAELERLRTAELTRANAALQATQRALEHQAAHDSLTGLANRAHFHARAQQVLDALADPACAEESGCVALMFIDLDQFKAVNDTAGHRAGDQLLQEMARRIQTTVRGSDVVGRMGGDEFTLLLRGLAQPEEAEQVAAKVLAALREPLWVGRQQYRLSASLGYALAPHDGLNAETLQQRADLAMYHVKRSGRNGWLRYEQRLSAAENERRELERELRGALAADQLSLHYQGQFCLNSGALIGFEALLRWQHPQLGAVSPDRFIPLAEESLLILEIGRWVLEEACRQAVKWDFSGRGISTSVNVSAVQFEQPNFVEVVRRALQDTGLPGGCLMLELTESMVLRDEALTQRHMGELRELGVQVAVDDFGTGYSSLSMLHNLPFTRLKVDRSFVRVLGAHTARTDRAYLLMQVLVKLAHSLEMTVMAEGVETPEQRALLLEMGCDAAQGYGLARPLPAELAARLLDAASG; translated from the coding sequence GTGAGGGGCACCGACTGGACGCAACATCTGCCCCATGCGGGTGCTGGCCCATGGACCGAGCGCCTGACGCACATGGAGAATCTGATCCTCAGCGATCCGGACGCGGCCCGCCAGGAACTGACCACCCTTCAGGCGCAGGCGCGTGAGGGTCAGGACGGGGCCGCCGAGACACAGGCGGCCCTGCTTCTGGCCGGCTGCTCGTACTACCAGGGCGACTACCGGCACAGCGGCGAACTGGCCCGCGAGGCCCTGATTCTCAGCCGCAAGCATCAGTTGCAGGGAGCGGAGGCGCGCTGCCTGAACCTGCTGGGCGTGATCCAGCAGCGTCTGGGGCGTTTTGATGAGGCGCTGGAGTCCTTTGTTCACAGCATGACGCTGGCCCAGCAGGCCGCCGACGAGATCGGCCGCTGCCGCGCGCTGGCGAACATTGCCGTGATGCACACCCAGGCCGGCGAATTCCAGAAGTCGGTGGACATCAGCGTGGAGGTGCTGGAGCTGGCGCAGGCCTGCGGGCATCTGGTGTATGCCTGCGACACCCAGACCAACCTGATCGAGTGCCATTACCGCCTGGGCGAGTTCGGTGAGGTTCAGCGCCGGGCTGCCGAGCTGCTGCCGGTGGTCGTGGCCGAGGGAATGCACCGCTTCGAATGCACGGCCCGCGCGTTTCTGGCCCTGGCCCTGCTGGAAACCGGTTCGCCCGAGGCGGCGCTGGCCCAGGCCCTGGCAGGGCTGGACACGGCCCGGCGGCCCGGGGACCGCGAAAGCCTGTGCCTGCTGCACATCACGCTGGGACAGGTTTATTTTGCCCTGGCCCAGCTGGACGAGGCCAGAACCCATCTGCTCGAGGGCCTGCAGCTGGGAGAGGCGGGCGAGCAGCGCCTGATGCGCATTGAGGCCCACAGCGTCCTCTCCCGGGTGCTGGCGGCCCAGGGAGACTACCCGGGGGCCCTGGTTCAGGCGCGGGTCCACCACGATCTGGAGCGCCAGCTGTACCAGCGCGAGGTCGAGCGCCGGGTGGGAACCCTGGCGGCCCAGACCCGCATGGAACTGATGCGTCAGGAAGCGGAACTCGAACGTCTGCGCACCGCCGAGCTGACCCGGGCCAACGCGGCCCTGCAGGCCACCCAGCGGGCCCTGGAGCATCAGGCGGCCCACGACAGCCTGACCGGTCTGGCCAACCGCGCCCACTTCCACGCCCGGGCCCAGCAGGTGCTCGACGCCCTGGCCGACCCCGCGTGCGCGGAGGAATCAGGATGCGTGGCATTGATGTTCATTGACCTTGACCAGTTCAAGGCGGTCAACGATACGGCCGGCCACCGGGCGGGCGATCAGCTGTTGCAGGAGATGGCCCGCCGGATTCAGACCACGGTGCGCGGCAGTGATGTGGTGGGGCGCATGGGCGGCGACGAGTTCACGCTGCTGCTGCGCGGTCTGGCACAGCCCGAGGAGGCGGAACAGGTGGCGGCCAAGGTGCTCGCCGCGCTGCGCGAACCGCTGTGGGTCGGGCGCCAGCAGTACCGGCTCTCGGCCTCGCTGGGCTACGCCCTGGCCCCGCACGATGGTCTGAACGCCGAGACCCTGCAGCAGCGCGCGGACCTGGCGATGTACCACGTCAAACGCTCGGGCCGCAACGGCTGGCTGCGCTACGAACAGCGCCTGAGCGCCGCCGAGAACGAGCGCCGGGAACTGGAACGCGAGCTGCGCGGCGCACTGGCCGCCGATCAGCTCAGCCTGCACTATCAGGGTCAGTTTTGCCTGAACAGCGGAGCGCTGATCGGGTTCGAGGCGCTGCTGCGCTGGCAGCATCCCCAGCTGGGGGCGGTGTCTCCGGACCGCTTCATTCCGCTGGCCGAGGAGAGCCTGCTGATTCTGGAAATCGGCCGGTGGGTGCTGGAGGAAGCCTGCCGTCAGGCGGTGAAGTGGGACTTCTCCGGACGCGGCATCAGCACCTCGGTGAACGTGTCGGCCGTGCAGTTTGAACAGCCGAATTTTGTGGAGGTTGTCCGGCGGGCGCTGCAGGACACCGGTCTGCCTGGCGGATGCCTGATGCTGGAACTTACCGAGAGCATGGTGCTGCGCGATGAGGCCCTGACCCAGCGCCACATGGGTGAGCTGCGCGAGCTGGGCGTGCAGGTGGCCGTCGACGATTTCGGTACCGGATACAGCAGTCTGAGCATGCTGCACAACCTGCCCTTCACGCGCCTGAAGGTGGACCGCTCATTTGTGCGCGTGCTGGGAGCCCACACCGCGCGGACCGACCGCGCCTACCTGCTGATGCAGGTGCTGGTCAAGCTGGCCCACAGCCTGGAGATGACCGTGATGGCCGAGGGGGTCGAGACGCCCGAACAGCGCGCCCTGCTGCTGGAGATGGGCTGTGACGCGGCACAGGGCTACGGACTGGCCCGGCCCCTGCCCGCCGAGCTCGCGGCCCGGTTGCTCGACGCCGCCTCCGGCTGA
- a CDS encoding B12-binding domain-containing radical SAM protein — translation MSYWRNTIKPLLEAETGTMFKHAPVRVTLAFPNRYSVGMASLGYQVIYRMFNNEEGVACERTFLPDDVDAFEKLGQPLPTVETGREAGDCELFAMSVSFELDLTNIIRTLDVAGIHPLREQRDDSDAIVMIGGPLTSSNPYPLVPFADVIVIGDGEQIVPVVSSALREATSREDFYDLIDGMPGIFLPARHTHEPTWATAPKELLPAYSQIVTPHSELSNMFLVEAQRGCPRPCTFCLARTMYGPNRNNGGQELLDVIPDWAQKVGLVGAALSDFPHTKFVGRTLTQRGVKLGVSSIRADTVDTELAEILKAGGLRTFTVASDAPSERLRRWLKKGITTEDLLKTAQISRDLGFSGLKVYMMIGLGPENDDDISELISFTKELAGINRIALGISPFVPKRHTPHFADPFAGVGVIEKRLKRIQKELRTTAELRNVSAKWAWVESVIARGGPEIGMAAYAIYRNESIGAWKKALDEMGWVDEFEDNASLITLPPGQYAAREVSAHAEGLAV, via the coding sequence TTGAGTTACTGGCGCAATACCATCAAGCCGCTGCTGGAAGCGGAGACCGGGACGATGTTCAAGCACGCCCCGGTCCGCGTGACGCTGGCCTTTCCCAACCGCTACAGCGTGGGCATGGCCTCGCTGGGTTATCAGGTCATCTACCGCATGTTCAACAACGAAGAAGGTGTGGCCTGCGAGCGCACCTTCCTGCCCGACGACGTGGACGCTTTCGAGAAGCTCGGCCAGCCGCTGCCCACCGTCGAGACGGGCCGCGAGGCGGGCGACTGCGAACTGTTTGCCATGAGCGTGTCCTTCGAGCTGGACCTGACCAACATCATCCGCACGCTGGACGTGGCCGGCATTCATCCCCTGCGGGAGCAGCGCGACGACAGCGACGCCATCGTGATGATTGGTGGCCCGCTAACGTCCTCCAATCCCTACCCGCTCGTGCCCTTTGCCGACGTGATCGTGATCGGGGACGGCGAGCAGATTGTGCCGGTGGTGAGCAGCGCCCTGCGTGAGGCCACCTCGCGCGAGGACTTCTACGACCTGATCGACGGAATGCCCGGCATCTTCCTGCCTGCCCGGCACACCCACGAGCCGACCTGGGCCACAGCGCCCAAGGAGCTGCTGCCCGCCTACAGCCAGATCGTGACCCCGCACAGCGAGCTGAGCAACATGTTCCTGGTCGAGGCCCAGCGCGGCTGCCCGCGCCCCTGCACCTTCTGCCTGGCGCGGACCATGTACGGCCCCAACCGCAACAACGGCGGCCAGGAACTGCTGGACGTGATTCCCGACTGGGCCCAGAAGGTGGGGCTGGTGGGCGCGGCGCTCTCGGACTTTCCGCATACCAAGTTCGTGGGGCGCACGCTCACCCAGCGCGGTGTCAAGCTGGGCGTGTCCTCCATCCGCGCCGACACGGTGGACACCGAACTCGCCGAGATCCTCAAGGCCGGCGGCCTGCGGACCTTCACGGTGGCGAGTGATGCTCCCAGCGAACGCCTGCGCCGCTGGCTGAAAAAGGGCATCACCACCGAGGACCTGCTCAAGACCGCGCAGATCAGCCGGGACCTGGGCTTTTCTGGCCTCAAGGTGTACATGATGATCGGCCTGGGGCCGGAAAACGACGATGACATCAGCGAGTTGATTTCGTTTACCAAGGAACTCGCCGGCATCAACCGCATCGCGCTGGGCATCAGCCCCTTTGTGCCCAAGCGCCACACGCCCCACTTTGCCGATCCCTTCGCGGGGGTCGGGGTCATTGAAAAACGCCTCAAGCGCATCCAGAAGGAGCTGCGCACCACTGCCGAGCTGCGCAACGTCTCGGCCAAGTGGGCCTGGGTGGAGAGCGTGATTGCGCGCGGCGGTCCGGAAATTGGCATGGCGGCCTATGCCATCTACCGCAACGAGAGCATCGGCGCATGGAAAAAGGCGCTGGACGAGATGGGCTGGGTCGACGAATTCGAGGACAATGCGTCCCTGATTACCCTGCCGCCCGGACAGTACGCGGCCCGCGAGGTCAGCGCCCATGCCGAGGGACTGGCGGTCTGA
- a CDS encoding ribokinase, producing the protein MAAGGVLVVGSVNADLTVRAERIPGPGETVLGGDAHTSPGGKGANAAVAAALAEARVALVGAVGHDAFRAAALAGLTRAGVDLAGLHTLDAPTGLALITVSEAGENAITVASGANAHLRSAHLPAEMHGFSHLMLQQELPPEVTLAAAQRAREAGLRMLLNAAPTRGTDPALLRLTDHLIVNEHELAALAGKEGSLKARARALLRRGPQAVTVTLGEKGSVTVTRDTTLELPAHPVTVLDTTGAGDTFCGVLTARLSRGDALEQALRWAGVAAALTCTRPGAQNAMPTWAETQSAGRQVGLR; encoded by the coding sequence ATGGCCGCCGGGGGCGTGCTCGTGGTGGGCAGCGTCAACGCTGACCTGACCGTGCGTGCCGAGCGCATTCCCGGCCCCGGAGAAACCGTCCTGGGCGGCGACGCCCACACCTCGCCGGGGGGCAAGGGGGCAAACGCCGCGGTGGCGGCGGCGCTCGCGGAGGCGCGGGTCGCCCTGGTGGGCGCGGTCGGCCACGACGCTTTCCGGGCGGCGGCGCTCGCGGGCCTGACGCGGGCGGGCGTGGACCTCGCCGGCCTGCACACCTTGGACGCCCCTACCGGTCTGGCCCTGATCACGGTCTCGGAGGCGGGCGAGAACGCCATTACCGTGGCGAGCGGCGCAAACGCCCACTTGCGTTCCGCGCATCTGCCGGCCGAGATGCACGGTTTCAGCCACCTGATGCTGCAGCAGGAACTGCCCCCCGAGGTCACGCTGGCCGCTGCCCAGCGGGCGCGTGAGGCGGGGCTGCGGATGCTGCTCAACGCCGCCCCCACCCGCGGCACCGATCCCGCCCTGCTGCGCCTGACCGACCACCTGATCGTCAACGAACACGAGCTTGCTGCCCTTGCCGGGAAGGAGGGCAGCCTGAAGGCCCGTGCGCGCGCGCTGCTGAGGCGTGGGCCACAAGCGGTAACGGTAACATTGGGGGAGAAGGGCAGCGTTACGGTCACCCGCGACACCACCCTTGAGCTTCCGGCGCATCCGGTCACGGTTCTGGACACCACCGGAGCCGGGGATACCTTCTGCGGCGTACTCACGGCCCGGCTCTCAAGAGGCGACGCCCTGGAGCAGGCGCTGCGCTGGGCCGGTGTGGCAGCGGCTCTGACCTGCACGCGGCCCGGCGCGCAGAACGCCATGCCCACCTGGGCCGAAACGCAGTCAGCGGGGCGGCAGGTAGGCCTGCGGTGA
- a CDS encoding nucleoside deaminase codes for MSSAPSEAVKHDHARHEPYLREALALAHESLAAGSSPIGAVLVDADGQIVARGRNRVGEDQSAEHVGHASVAHAEMDVFFQVGKLESPETLTLYTSLEPCLMCGGASALLGVGRVVWATDDAWGGSGRLIKWTDHPAMQDTEVVACPLPELESEGARLFAPEAKRAFPDEGWALWRGRYPAETEGV; via the coding sequence ATGTCGTCCGCTCCCTCTGAAGCTGTCAAACATGACCACGCCCGGCACGAACCGTATCTGCGCGAGGCCCTGGCACTGGCCCACGAATCGCTGGCGGCGGGCAGTTCGCCCATCGGTGCGGTTCTGGTGGACGCAGACGGCCAGATCGTCGCGCGTGGCCGCAACCGGGTGGGCGAGGACCAGAGTGCCGAACACGTCGGGCACGCCAGCGTGGCCCACGCCGAGATGGACGTGTTCTTTCAGGTGGGCAAGCTGGAGAGTCCGGAGACCCTGACGCTGTACACCAGCCTGGAACCGTGCCTGATGTGCGGCGGGGCCAGCGCCCTGCTGGGGGTGGGACGGGTGGTCTGGGCCACCGACGACGCGTGGGGAGGATCGGGCCGCCTGATCAAGTGGACCGATCACCCGGCCATGCAGGACACCGAGGTCGTGGCCTGCCCGCTGCCCGAACTGGAAAGCGAGGGCGCGCGGTTGTTTGCCCCCGAGGCCAAACGTGCCTTTCCGGACGAGGGCTGGGCACTGTGGCGTGGGCGCTACCCGGCCGAGACCGAGGGGGTCTAG
- a CDS encoding long-chain-fatty-acid--CoA ligase, translating to MTPTPIPRPWLKFYEEGVPHDFTPSRLTLPELLRETAERHPNRVALSFLGANTTYRELWHNVQRLALALEKMGVSPGDRVSLMLPNTPQFVVGFYGALLAGAVVVNTSPLYVAEELGHQLRDSESETLIILDSFYPRYAAVQDQVPVKRVIVTGIQDALPFPKNLLYPIKARREGTWVDVPDSSHVVKYSDILRFQPPTPGASKRTPRDLALLQYTGGTTGTPKGAMLSHCNLVANAEQARAWMTDLKDGQEVTLAAIPFFHVYGMTVAMNLSVLIGATIVLVPNPRDIGMVLSQIETSKATLFPGVPTLYNAINNHADTPRHDLTSIRACISGSAPLLLETARKFREITGGANLVEGYGLTEASPITHTNPIFGEQRSGSIGLPMPGVNAIVMGEDGQVVAPGEVGELWVAGPNIMLGYWQRSGETAQTLREAHGQTWLLTGDMAIMDEDGYFSIVDRKKDLIIAGGYNIYPREVEEALMSHPAVLEAAAVGLPDPYRGETVHAVVHLKPGASATEAEIVAHCRQHLSAYKVPRSVEFRSEELPKSAAMKILRRQLAKEALEEREAQKSA from the coding sequence ATGACCCCTACCCCCATCCCCCGCCCGTGGTTGAAGTTCTACGAGGAAGGCGTGCCGCACGACTTCACGCCCAGCCGCCTGACCCTGCCCGAACTGCTGCGCGAGACCGCCGAGCGGCACCCCAATCGGGTGGCCCTGAGCTTTCTGGGCGCGAACACCACATACCGGGAGCTGTGGCACAACGTGCAGCGTCTGGCCCTGGCCCTGGAAAAGATGGGGGTGAGCCCCGGCGACCGGGTCTCGCTGATGCTGCCCAACACGCCCCAGTTCGTGGTGGGCTTTTACGGTGCGCTGCTTGCCGGAGCGGTGGTGGTGAACACCAGCCCGCTGTACGTGGCCGAGGAACTGGGGCATCAGCTGCGGGACAGTGAAAGCGAGACCCTGATCATCCTGGATTCCTTCTACCCGCGCTACGCCGCCGTGCAGGATCAGGTGCCCGTCAAGCGGGTCATCGTGACCGGCATTCAGGACGCCCTGCCGTTTCCCAAGAACCTGCTCTACCCGATCAAGGCCCGGCGCGAGGGCACCTGGGTGGACGTTCCCGACAGCAGCCATGTCGTGAAGTACAGCGACATCCTGCGCTTCCAGCCGCCCACGCCCGGCGCGTCCAAGCGCACCCCCAGAGACCTGGCCCTGCTGCAGTACACCGGCGGCACCACCGGCACCCCCAAGGGCGCGATGCTCAGCCACTGCAATCTGGTCGCCAATGCCGAGCAGGCCCGCGCATGGATGACCGACCTGAAAGACGGCCAGGAGGTCACGCTGGCCGCCATTCCCTTCTTTCACGTCTACGGCATGACGGTCGCCATGAACCTGAGCGTGCTGATCGGCGCGACCATCGTGCTCGTGCCCAACCCGCGCGACATCGGCATGGTGCTGTCGCAGATCGAGACCTCGAAAGCCACGCTGTTTCCGGGTGTGCCGACGCTGTACAACGCGATCAACAACCACGCCGATACCCCCAGGCATGACCTGACCAGCATTCGTGCGTGCATCAGCGGCAGCGCGCCCCTGCTGCTGGAAACCGCCCGCAAGTTCCGCGAGATCACGGGAGGGGCCAATCTGGTCGAGGGGTACGGTCTGACCGAGGCGAGCCCCATCACCCACACCAACCCCATCTTCGGGGAGCAGAGGAGCGGCAGCATCGGACTGCCCATGCCCGGCGTGAACGCCATCGTGATGGGCGAGGACGGACAGGTGGTCGCGCCCGGCGAGGTCGGCGAACTGTGGGTGGCCGGGCCGAACATCATGCTCGGCTACTGGCAGCGTTCCGGGGAAACGGCCCAGACCCTGCGTGAAGCCCACGGCCAGACCTGGCTGCTCACCGGCGACATGGCCATCATGGACGAAGACGGCTATTTCAGCATCGTGGACCGCAAGAAGGACCTGATCATCGCCGGCGGATACAACATCTATCCCCGCGAAGTCGAGGAAGCCCTGATGAGCCATCCCGCCGTGCTGGAAGCCGCCGCAGTGGGGCTGCCCGACCCCTACCGGGGCGAGACGGTCCACGCGGTGGTGCACCTTAAACCCGGCGCCAGCGCCACCGAGGCCGAGATCGTCGCCCACTGCCGCCAGCACCTCAGCGCCTACAAGGTGCCCCGCAGCGTCGAGTTCCGCAGCGAGGAACTTCCCAAGAGCGCCGCCATGAAGATCCTGCGCCGTCAGCTGGCCAAGGAAGCGCTGGAGGAGCGGGAAGCGCAGAAGAGCGCCTAG
- the tsaD gene encoding tRNA (adenosine(37)-N6)-threonylcarbamoyltransferase complex transferase subunit TsaD, which translates to MSAPASPLYILGIDTSCDDTGVGVVELSLDGSVQVRANRIWSQTVHARYGGVMPELASREHVERIDEVMRDALAEAGLQVSDLGAVAATSGPGLVGALLVGLMYGKGLAQALNVPFFASHHLEGHIFAAASEATLQPPYLALVVSGGHTHLFDVPQAGEYVLVGATRDDAAGEAFDKIARLAGLGYPGGPAISEAAARGNPDAVAFKEPLQGQKGFDFSFSGLKTAALLAHRAGAGADDLAASFQRAAVHVLVKTTRRAAEAQGRRTVVVSGGVAANAALREAFAATDLHVVFPGKGLNTDNGAMIALAGAAALRGGREPSSLTAGAMAYAPLAAG; encoded by the coding sequence ATGAGCGCTCCGGCTTCCCCCCTCTACATTCTGGGCATAGACACCTCCTGCGACGACACCGGCGTGGGGGTCGTGGAACTGTCCCTGGACGGCAGCGTGCAGGTGCGGGCCAACCGAATCTGGTCACAGACGGTCCATGCCCGCTACGGCGGAGTGATGCCTGAACTCGCCAGCCGCGAGCATGTAGAGCGCATTGACGAGGTGATGCGGGACGCGCTGGCCGAGGCGGGGCTGCAGGTTTCCGATCTTGGCGCGGTGGCCGCCACCTCTGGCCCCGGTCTGGTGGGGGCATTGCTCGTCGGGCTGATGTACGGCAAGGGACTGGCGCAGGCGCTGAACGTGCCGTTCTTTGCGTCGCATCATCTGGAGGGCCATATCTTTGCGGCGGCCTCCGAGGCCACCCTGCAGCCGCCGTATCTCGCACTGGTGGTCAGTGGCGGCCACACCCATCTGTTCGACGTGCCGCAGGCGGGCGAATACGTGCTGGTGGGCGCGACCCGCGACGACGCGGCGGGCGAGGCCTTCGACAAGATCGCCCGGCTGGCGGGTCTGGGCTACCCTGGCGGCCCGGCCATCAGCGAGGCGGCAGCTCGGGGCAATCCGGACGCGGTGGCCTTCAAGGAGCCGCTGCAGGGACAGAAGGGGTTTGACTTCAGCTTCAGCGGACTCAAGACTGCCGCCCTGCTCGCCCACCGGGCCGGTGCAGGTGCGGATGACCTGGCCGCCAGCTTTCAGCGCGCCGCCGTACACGTGCTGGTCAAGACGACCCGCCGCGCCGCCGAGGCCCAGGGCCGCCGCACGGTGGTGGTTTCCGGCGGCGTGGCGGCCAACGCGGCGCTGCGGGAAGCCTTCGCCGCCACCGATCTGCACGTGGTGTTTCCCGGCAAGGGCCTGAACACCGACAACGGCGCGATGATCGCGCTGGCCGGGGCCGCGGCCCTGCGGGGCGGACGTGAGCCCAGTTCACTGACTGCCGGGGCGATGGCCTACGCGCCGCTGGCAGCCGGCTAG
- the mnmD gene encoding tRNA (5-methylaminomethyl-2-thiouridine)(34)-methyltransferase MnmD — protein sequence MAPCDSSPIIVTPDGSRTAHSARFGETYGSRHGAFSQARHVFVEGTRTQQHPAPRVLEIGFGLGVNFRATLADAATRGAALEYVAYEFDPAPAPLLREVAAGEAGSDHPLWQALLQNWPHTPLQLESGNVRLTVHFADVLEATLPQGWATGLYLDGFSPTRNPEVWTPPFAARLAQALAPGGVLATYSAAGHVRRALEAAGLQVERRPGAPGKRECLRAVRAPDQLREP from the coding sequence ATGGCCCCGTGCGATTCCTCCCCCATCATCGTGACGCCCGACGGCTCGCGCACGGCCCACAGCGCCCGTTTTGGCGAGACCTACGGCTCGCGGCACGGCGCGTTCTCGCAGGCCCGGCACGTGTTTGTGGAGGGCACGCGCACCCAGCAGCACCCGGCGCCGCGCGTGCTGGAGATCGGTTTTGGCCTGGGCGTCAATTTCCGGGCCACCCTGGCGGACGCCGCGACACGCGGCGCGGCGCTGGAGTATGTGGCCTACGAGTTCGACCCGGCCCCTGCCCCCCTGCTGCGCGAGGTCGCGGCGGGCGAGGCGGGCTCGGACCATCCGCTGTGGCAGGCACTGTTGCAGAACTGGCCGCATACCCCCCTCCAGTTGGAGAGCGGGAATGTTCGCCTGACCGTTCACTTTGCCGACGTGCTGGAGGCCACCTTGCCGCAGGGCTGGGCCACCGGTCTGTATCTGGACGGCTTCTCCCCCACCCGCAATCCGGAGGTCTGGACGCCCCCCTTCGCCGCGCGGCTGGCACAGGCCCTCGCGCCGGGGGGAGTGCTCGCCACCTACAGCGCCGCCGGGCACGTTCGCCGCGCCCTGGAAGCGGCGGGACTGCAGGTTGAGCGCCGGCCCGGAGCCCCCGGCAAACGCGAGTGCCTGCGGGCCGTGCGGGCACCGGACCAGCTCCGTGAACCGTGA